Below is a genomic region from Streptomyces roseoviridis.
GTCCCAGTTGGTTGGGCCTCGATCCCCGCAAATGATCGAGTCTCCACCAAACCCGGAACGGTTCGTGCCCACGGTCGCCAGCTTCTGCGTAACGACTTGTACGAGGTGACAGACGACAACCGTGTGCGCCAGCTGACCGACTGACCTGTTCCGAGTACTGCGTCGATTTCGGCTCCACCGCCTACGTGTCCCTGTGGAGGCCAGACGCTACGCGTCGACACCTCGTCGCACGATTCGAGCACCGGGGCGTTGAGGCACGACGTTTCCGTCCAGGACAGTCAAGCCGAGATCCGTCGGCGTGCTGGGAATCGCGTGCCGCGTGCATGACTAAATGCGAGAACGCAGCTCATGGCCAGTATGTGCCACGGCTCGAAGCTGGCGCTCCGGCACTGACAAAGCGGGGTAGCCATGGCCCTGGCCATGTGTCCAATGTGCAGTGACGACGAGGACATCGAGGTGGTCCGCCCGCTCGAGGGCGGGGGCCGGCTCGTGAAGCACCGTTGCGGCCGGCATCCTGGACCGACGACCGCGAACGCTGCCGACGGGCCGGCATCGACGACACGGTCGCCTTCGAGACCAAGGTGGCGATGGCCAGGGCGATGGTCCGCCGGGCGATCGAGGAAAAGATCCCGCTCGGCTGGGTCACCGCGGACGCCGGCTACGGCTACTCGAAAAGCTGGCGGAGTGAGCTGGAACGAGCGGACGTCTTCCATGTCATGGCCACCACCCGGCACGACACCGTCGTCACCCGCTGGGCGATCGACCACCCCGTCCACGACCTGCCCCGGCAGAAGTGGAAGCGCCGGTCCTGCGGGAACGGAGCCCACGGGCCACGGGTCTTCGACTGGGCGAGAGTGGAGGTCCGGCCCTGGCACCGCGAGGACCGCCGCCACTGGGTGATCGCCCGCCGCAGCGTGAGCCGGCCCGAGGAGATCTGCTACTACATCGCCTACTGCCCCGCCGGCACCACACTGGACCAGCTCATTCACGTCGCGGGCAGCCGGTGGGCCGTTGAGGAGTGCTTCCAGAGCGCGAAGCAGGAGTGCGGCCTGGACGACTACCAGGTCCGCCGTTACCCCGGCTGGCACCGCCACATGACCCTGGCCATGGCCGCCCACGCCTGCCTCACGATCCTGCGGGCCCGCGAGCTCGACGCCGGGAAAGCAGAAACGGATCCTCCGGCCTCGTCCCCCTCAGCCTTCCCGAGTTCAGACGGCTGATCCACCGGCTCACCCACCGCCGGCCGGTCTCGGTCGACCACGTCCTGCACTGGTCGACCTGGCGACGCCGACGACAGCACCAAGCCCGCACCAGCCACTACAAACATCGCGGCCACACACCACCGGAAACTGCCCAACCATCAGGGCAAAAACCGTTGCAGTACTAGTAGTGCTTCGTTACGTCGAGTGATCTCGCCTGGTGGTGGGCATCTGTCGGCTATGAGGCTTGGGGAGGTGGAACGGCTCCGGGGCGAGTTAGCGGGGTTCGTTGCCGATGTGTTCGCCTCGCTCCCGCGGCGGGATCAGCGGCGGTGGGGCGGGTGTTATCTGCGGGGTCTGATGCTGGACGGCCGGCGGAAGTCGATCCAGCCGATGGCCGAACGGCTGCCGGACGGGAACATGCAGGCCCTGCAACAGTTCCTGAACCAGTCGCCGTGGGATCCACTGCCGGTGCGGCGCCGGATCGCCGAACGGCTGAGCGAGGTAATCGCGCCTGAGGTGTGGGTGATCGACGACGTGTCGTTCCCCAAGTGCGGCACTGCTTCGGTGGGGGTGGCCCGGCAGTACTGCGGAGCGCTGGGCAAGCGGGCGAACTGCCAGGTCGCGGTCAGCGTCCACGCGGCCACCGACACCGCGTCGTGCCCGCTGGAGTGGGAGCTTTTCCTGCCCGAGGAATGGGCCGACGATGACCGGCGGCGCCGACGGGCCGGGGTCCCTGACGAGGTTCGGTATGTCTCCAAGGGTCGGTTGGCTCTGGGGCTGCTGGACCGACTGGCCGCGCAGGGTCTGGTGGTGCCGGTGATCGTGGCGGACGCCGGTTACGGCCGCAGCGTGTCCTTCCGGCTGGAGCTGGAGGAACGCGGCTGGTCCTATGTGATGGCGGTCGACCCGAAGGAGATCGCCCGTCCGGTCGCGGCTGAGCCGTTCCAGCCGGCCTACGGCGGTCTGGGGCCGCCCACGCTGCCCCGCTATCGCGAGCCGGCCCGGCCCCTGACCTCGTTCATCACATCGGACACCTCGTTCGAAGAAGTCGTCTGGCGGCAGGGCAGCAAGGGACGGATGACCTCGCGTTTTGCCGTGATCGAGGTCCGGCCGTCGGGCAAAGAAGCCTGCCGCACCGCCCAGGAACAAGCCGGAGGCCGCAGCAGCTGGGACGGTGTTCTGCCTCTGCGGACCCTGCTGGTCGAGCAGCCCGAAGACACCGACGGGCCGACCGGCTATTGGATGACCAACCTGCCCGCCACCACCCCGATCACCGACCTGGTCCGGTGGGCGAAGATGCGCTGGCGGATCGAGCACGACTACCGCGAGCTCAAGCACGGCCTGGGCCTGGATCACTTCGAGGGCCGCACCTGGCGCGGCTGGCACCACCACGTCACTCTCGTCACCGCCGCCCAGGCCCTCCTCACCCTGCGGCGGCTCGACCCAAAAGCTCACACGCCGGCCTGACCCTCTATCAGATCCTCGACACCCTCCAGGACCTGCTGCAGTGCTGGACCGGCACCTGCACCACCTGCGGCCGACGCCTGCCCCGCAACAGAACCAGACTGAGAACCTAACGAAGCACTACTAGGCGCCGCACTGACCGCCCACCTCAGCGTGCTCCCCGCACCCCGGTCCCTGCCGAGCCCGATCGTTGTGGCCCGCTGACGCGGTCAAGGCGGGTTGGTCCCCAAGTGGTCCCCATAAACGAGTCAGGGGCCGTTTCAGATCTCTCTGAAACGGCCCCTGACCTGCGACTCTTTCGAGTCGGGACGACAGGATTTGAACCTGCGACCCCTTGACCCCCAGTCAAGTGCGCTACCAAGCTGCGCCACGTCCCGGTGCCCGTCTGACCTGGGGTTTCCCCGGCCGAACGCGCATGAGAACAATACCGCACTTCCGCGCGTGGTCACGAACCGGTTTGCAGTTGACCTCAAGCGCGCTTGAGGTAGCACGGTGGGTGCCATGACGAACACGACGTACGCACAGGACGACATCCGGCGACTGCACCGGCTGATGGCGCTGATGACCGGGGACGAGAAGCACTCGCCCGCCGCCACCTCCACTCTCGACGCGCTGTGGGTGCTCTACGACCGGGTTCTGCGGGTGTCGCCCGCGACCGCGCGGGATCCGGGGCGGGACCGGTTCCTGCTGTCGAAGGGGCACGGGCCGATGGCGTACTACGCCGTCCTCGCCGAGAAGGGGTTCGTCGAGGAGGAGGCGCTGAGCGGGTTCGGCGGGTACGACTCGCCGCTCGGGCACCATCCGGACCGCACGCTCGTGCCCGGCGTGGAGATCGGCAGCGGGTCGCTCGGGCACGGGCTGCCGCTGGCCGTGGGGAGCGTCCTCGGACTGCGGGCCCAGGGGCTCACCGAGCCGCGGGTCTGGGTGCTGATCGGGGACGCCGAGCTGGACGAGGGCAGCAACCACGAAGCACTCGCCTACGCCGGGCCCGCCGGGCTCGAACAGCTGCACACGCTGGTGATCGACAACAGCTCCGCCAGCTACGGCTGGCCGGGCGGGATCGCCTCGCGGTTCTCGGCGGCCGGCTGGTCGGCCGAGACCGTGGACGGACGCGACCACCAGGCGCTGTACGCCGCGTACACCGCCCCGCACCCCGGCCGGCCCCGTGCGGTCGTCGCCCGCGTCGAGCCCAAGAGCTGACCACGCGCGGCCGTTCCCCTCTCCCCTCTCTCAGCCCTGGAGAAGATCCCCGTGGACACCATGCGTGACCGTTTCATCGCCACCACCACCCGCCTGCTCGACGACGACCCCCGCCTCGCGCTCCTGCTCGCCGAGATCAGCAAGGACGGCTTCCAGCAGGCCCTCCTGCGCCATCCCGAGCGGGTGATCAACGTCGGCATCCGCGAGCAGCTGCTCATCGGGGCCGGCGGCGGAATGGCGCTCACCGGAATGCGGCCGATCATGCACACCTTCGCCAGTTTCCTGGTCGAGCGCCCCTTCGAGCAGGTCAAGCTGGACTTCGGGCACCAGGGTGTGCACGGGATCCTGGTCAGCGCCGGCGGTTCGTACGACTGGCCGGCCAGCGGCTTCACCCACATGTCGCCGGGTGACGTGGCACTGATGGACACCCTGGACGGCTGGACCGTGCACGTGCCGGGGCATCCGGACGAGGCCGAGGCACTGCTGCGGGAGGCGGCCGCCGGGGACGGGTCGGTCTATCTGCGCCTGTCGGTGCACGCCAACTCCTCGCCGCAGCCGATCGGCGGGGGCGGCTTCACCCCGCTGCGCGAGGGCTCTCGGGGGGTCGTCGTCGCGGTGGGTCCGATGCTCGACCACACGCTGGCCGCGACCGAGGGCCTGGACGTGACCGTGCTGTACGCCACGACCGTCCGGCCCTTCGACGGCGAGGGTCTGCGCCGGGCCGTCGCCGGCGCCCGCCCGGACGTGGTGCTGGTGGAGCCCTACCTCGCCGGGACGTCGACGGCCGTGGCGAACGACGCCCTGGCGGAGGTGCCGCACCGGGTCCTGGGGCTCGGCATCGGGCGGCGCGAGCTGCGTCGTTACGGCTCCGTCGAGGAGCACCTCGCCGGTCAGGGTCTCGACCCCGCGTCACTGCGGGCGCGGATCGCCGCCTTCCTGTCGTGAGCAGCGCCCAGGCGCGGGCTCACGCGCACGGGACCGCGCACGCTCCGTGACGCGCGCTGCCCGCTCTGTTCACCACGCTCCTGCGCCGGGGGTTGCCTCCACGCGCCCCCGTGGGTGACTCCACGAGCGGTTCGCCGGCCCCCGCCCCCGGTGGTTCCTGGTCTCCAGGCCACCGGGGGCGGTTCCGGAATGCCGTCTCTTCGGTGATGAAGTGACGTATGGGGCGACCCGGCCCCTCTCGACGCCATATGCCCGTGAACTCGTTGCCGTTGGCATGTGGCAGAAAGATGCCCCCGGGGAATGTCCTCCGGACCGGACTGAGCAGGCCAAGACCACGCGAAACACAGTCGGAAACAAACGTCAACCGTTCCGGTTTCGGACAAATTTGGTGGCGATATTGCTCCGCTCAAGAAAGATCAACACCATGAAGTGGTCGGCCTGTTCGGGACGGGACCACTGCCGATGCACCACCTGCTCGGACCACTCGACGAGCAGGCGTTTCGCAGGGGAGGACTCGAATGGACGGCTACTTCAGCAGTCGGCTGCATCACCAGCTCCGGGAGGAGGTCCGGGACTTTGCTGAGAGTGAGGTTCGGCCACGGATACCGGAGATGGAGGCGTCGCGCACGGTCCACCACGAACTGTCGCGGCTGATCGCCCGACAGGGCTGGCTGGGCGCGACTATCGGCCACGAGTACGGCGGCATGGGCGCCGGCCATCTGGCCAAGACGATCATCATCGAGGAGCTGTCGCGGGTCAGCGGCGCGATGGGCGCCATGGTCCAGGCCTCGCAGCTCGGCACCGCCAAGATCGTGCACTTCGGCAGCGACGAACAGCGCAAGACCTGGCTTCCGGCCATCGCGGCCGGCGACTGCCTGCCGACCATCGCGGTCACCGAACCCGAGTCCGGCGGCCATGTCCTCGGCATGTCCGCGAGCGCGGTGCGTGACGGCGACGACTACATCCTCAACGGCAGCAAGGTGTACGTCGGCAACAGCCATGTCGGCGACCTTCACGGCGTCGTGGTCCGAACCGGTCCCGGTTCGAAGGGACTTACCGCCTTCCTGGTCGAATCCGATCGCCCGGGGTTCCGGACCGGTCCGCAACAGGCGGCCATGGGGCTCCACGGCTTCAGCTTCGGCGAGCTCATCTTCGAGAACTGCCGGGTACCGGCCTCCAACCGGCTCGGCGACGAGGGCGACGGCCTGGCCGTCGCGTACTCCTCCAGCGTCCTGTACGGCCGCGCCAATCTCACCGCCGTGTCCCTCGGCATCCACCGGGCGATCCTGGAGGAGACCAC
It encodes:
- a CDS encoding IS701 family transposase; protein product: MRLGEVERLRGELAGFVADVFASLPRRDQRRWGGCYLRGLMLDGRRKSIQPMAERLPDGNMQALQQFLNQSPWDPLPVRRRIAERLSEVIAPEVWVIDDVSFPKCGTASVGVARQYCGALGKRANCQVAVSVHAATDTASCPLEWELFLPEEWADDDRRRRRAGVPDEVRYVSKGRLALGLLDRLAAQGLVVPVIVADAGYGRSVSFRLELEERGWSYVMAVDPKEIARPVAAEPFQPAYGGLGPPTLPRYREPARPLTSFITSDTSFEEVVWRQGSKGRMTSRFAVIEVRPSGKEACRTAQEQAGGRSSWDGVLPLRTLLVEQPEDTDGPTGYWMTNLPATTPITDLVRWAKMRWRIEHDYRELKHGLGLDHFEGRTWRGWHHHVTLVTAAQALLTLRRLDPKAHTPA
- a CDS encoding transketolase, whose product is MTNTTYAQDDIRRLHRLMALMTGDEKHSPAATSTLDALWVLYDRVLRVSPATARDPGRDRFLLSKGHGPMAYYAVLAEKGFVEEEALSGFGGYDSPLGHHPDRTLVPGVEIGSGSLGHGLPLAVGSVLGLRAQGLTEPRVWVLIGDAELDEGSNHEALAYAGPAGLEQLHTLVIDNSSASYGWPGGIASRFSAAGWSAETVDGRDHQALYAAYTAPHPGRPRAVVARVEPKS
- a CDS encoding transketolase family protein, yielding MDTMRDRFIATTTRLLDDDPRLALLLAEISKDGFQQALLRHPERVINVGIREQLLIGAGGGMALTGMRPIMHTFASFLVERPFEQVKLDFGHQGVHGILVSAGGSYDWPASGFTHMSPGDVALMDTLDGWTVHVPGHPDEAEALLREAAAGDGSVYLRLSVHANSSPQPIGGGGFTPLREGSRGVVVAVGPMLDHTLAATEGLDVTVLYATTVRPFDGEGLRRAVAGARPDVVLVEPYLAGTSTAVANDALAEVPHRVLGLGIGRRELRRYGSVEEHLAGQGLDPASLRARIAAFLS
- a CDS encoding acyl-CoA dehydrogenase family protein, giving the protein MDGYFSSRLHHQLREEVRDFAESEVRPRIPEMEASRTVHHELSRLIARQGWLGATIGHEYGGMGAGHLAKTIIIEELSRVSGAMGAMVQASQLGTAKIVHFGSDEQRKTWLPAIAAGDCLPTIAVTEPESGGHVLGMSASAVRDGDDYILNGSKVYVGNSHVGDLHGVVVRTGPGSKGLTAFLVESDRPGFRTGPQQAAMGLHGFSFGELIFENCRVPASNRLGDEGDGLAVAYSSSVLYGRANLTAVSLGIHRAILEETTRFATERIRYGKPLADLPTVKLKLGQMQSRLMTARLAAYHAVHLLDQGMSCDTELMNAKLVNVESAIDSGRNAMEIHAAAGLFTDRPIERYLRDAHHIFAPAGTSDIQLLRLAEVALGQDKGSWSERLSDLVRMEPAHI